From the genome of Triticum aestivum cultivar Chinese Spring chromosome 3B, IWGSC CS RefSeq v2.1, whole genome shotgun sequence, one region includes:
- the LOC123069128 gene encoding glutathione S-transferase 1: MSPVKVFGHPMLTNVARVLLFLEEVGAEYELVPMDFVAGEHKRPQHVQLNPFAKMPGFQDGDLVLFESRAIAKYILRKYGGTAGLDLLGENSGIEELAMVDVWTEVEAQQYYPAISPVVFECIIIPFIIPGGGAAPNQTVVDESLERLRGVLGIYEARLEKSRYLAGDSISFADLNHIPFTFYFMTTPYAKVFDDYPKVKAWWEMLMARPAVQRVCKHMPTEFKLGAQY, translated from the exons ATGTCTCCGGTGAAGGTGTTCGGGCACCCGATGTTGACAAACGTCGCACGGGTGCTGCTCTtcctggaggaggtcggcgccGAGTACGAGCTCGTGCCCATGGACTTCGTCGCCGGCGAGCACAAGAGGCCCCAACACGTCCAGCTAAAC CCGTTTGCGAAGATGCCTGGGTTCCAAGATGGCGATCTCGTCCTGTTCG AGTCGCGCGCCATCGCCAAGTACATCCTCCGCAAGTACGGGGGGACAGCCGGCCTGGACCTCCTCGGAGAAAACAGCGGAATCGAAGAATTAGCAATGGTGGACGTGTGGACGGAGGTGGAGGCCCAGCAGTACTACCCGGCCATCTCGCCCGTGGTGTTCGAGTGCATCATCATCCCCTTCATCATCCCTGGCGGTGGCGCGGCGCCGAACCAGACCGTCGTGGACGAGAGCCTGGAGCGGCTGAGGGGTGTGCTGGGGATCTACGAGGCCCGGCTGGAGAAGAGCAGGTACTTGGCCGGGGACTCCATCAGCTTCGCCGATCTGAACCACATCCCGTTCACCTTCTACTTCATGACCACCCCGTACGCCAAGGTGTTTGATGACTACCCCAAGGTGAAGGCCTGGTGGGAGATGCTCATGGCGAGGCCGGCGGTGCAGAGGGTCTGCAAGCATATGCCTACCGAGTTTAAGCTAGGTGCGCAGTACTAG